DNA from Ziziphus jujuba cultivar Dongzao chromosome 2, ASM3175591v1:
TATGTTCCCTATCACAAAACCAAATCACAACCCACCACGTAACATCCTCTTGGACAATCTTACCCACATTGCTTTTCCCTCAAATTACAAAACTAACCCTCCTTTGTTTTCGTCATGATTGATTGTGACACTGCTGCAAACACCCATTTATAGACTGtcaaaaaaaacatatacatattttaattttaaggcTGCAAAAGCGGTGTAAATTGATGGGAAAAAGTATGGGGAGGTGAAAAATGCGTTTGTAGTAGTAGTGGCAAAtagttggtggtggtggtggctatAAAGAGCTTGTTGCATAGGTTAAAAACCCTCTCCCTTCTCCCCTTCTTGTTCTTCCATACCCACTCTTGcttatcatcatcatctcctTCAGGTTTTACtcagagaaaagagagagagaaagatgggGAATTGCCAAGCCATTGATGCAGCGACTTTGGTTATACAACACCCAAATGGGAAAGTAGAGAAATTGTATTGGCCTGTGAGTGCCAGTGAGGTTATGAAGACGAACCCTGGTCATTATGTTGCTCTTCTCATCTCCACCACCTTGTGTCCTCTCAAAACCAATGAACATGTTGCAAACCATGAGAGACCAAACAACAATGAAAACaaccacaacaacaacaataacaagaaCAATTCAGTTCGTTTAACACGCATCAAGCTTCTGAGGCCAACTGATACTCTTGTTCTTGGTCAGGCTTATAGACTCATCACTTCTCAAGGTTTGTTCTCTACTCTTATTTTGTTGTCTTCTCtgtcatttttgttttatttttttatttttgatgtcAGAATTGGGATTCTTGTTGAGATTGGAAGTTTCTAAATCTTATTAGCTTATCTGGGTTTCAGAGGTTATGAAAGGTTTGTGGGCAAAGAAACAAGCAAAGTTGAAAAAGAACCATCCAGAAGGGGAAAAGCCattagagagacagagagaaaaGCCAGGTTCAGGGCCAGTCATAGCAACCAGAGGTTCTGAGCTCCTGGAGAAGGACAACCAGGTAAAACTTTCCTCAATTTACACTTCTCATTTGTCTTTGTCAAtttcttttgtatttaattagtattttctaaatcCAGATTGATACATAAGGTTCCAAATTGAAGAAGAGTCTTTTTGTTtcggtttgttttttttttttttttttcaaatatgagTTTCCTTCATTCTTCAAACCCACCTTCCTCAAGTTCTGCTTCAAGCAGCCACTgtgtttgtttattaattttaagttttttttatagtaaaaaGCATTATTCAGACAAAAAACGCATCaaacaagaaattttttatttgtgaatCAGCATAAAATCAGGAAATAAGGCCtagataattaaatacatagatAAATAATTGATGAATCTTCAACTCCCTTAAGTAATGGgcttaattaataaatgagtaataaatgaatgaaagaaacaataaaataattgaaatgaaACTAGTTGTGCTAGTGGAATATGCACTTTTTcattcatggaaaaaaaaaaaaaatgttgcctCTCTCTTAACGATCTCCTCAAATATTTTTCCAGGTGATCATAAAACATGAGAGACACCGACCAAGGACAACTACAGCAACTCCCTCTGCCACAGCCAGGTCAAGAACATGGCAACCTTCATTGAAAAGCATCTCAGAAGCTGGAATTTGATAATGCATGTTTCCTAACTTCCCACATGATGCGTAAGCAACTAAAAGGGAATTCAAATGGATCACTCAAATTTTTACCTGCAGAGAAAATCGCCATGCTACCTCTTAAAGACTCTGAAAATCAAAATGGTTAAAAACACAAAAGAGGCAGTGAAAACTATGTTCAGGTTCAGATCTAAGTGATGCATATTTGTGTATAGAAGAGAGTGACATTCAGATGCTCTTACTGTAATGGAATTTCAACttatgagaagaaaaaattgGCTATTATATTGGATGGTTGTTGttttagtttagtttttttttcttcttctttctttttctttttttttccccttctttttttctttttcttctttttagatTTATAAGTCAAAGTGTATTTTCAATGCAATTTAGAGGGTACTTggaagttaaaatttttatagatgaAAGAGAGCTGGTTTGGAAGGTTGAAATTCAATCGTTGAGTGGGTTGTCACTGTAGCTAGGACTTTTGGTAGCGATCAGATGAAACTGAAgttgaattattggttcatcAAATCTATT
Protein-coding regions in this window:
- the LOC107418447 gene encoding uncharacterized protein LOC107418447; this translates as MGNCQAIDAATLVIQHPNGKVEKLYWPVSASEVMKTNPGHYVALLISTTLCPLKTNEHVANHERPNNNENNHNNNNNKNNSVRLTRIKLLRPTDTLVLGQAYRLITSQEVMKGLWAKKQAKLKKNHPEGEKPLERQREKPGSGPVIATRGSELLEKDNQVIIKHERHRPRTTTATPSATARSRTWQPSLKSISEAGI